In [Leptolyngbya] sp. PCC 7376, a genomic segment contains:
- the arsC gene encoding arsenate reductase, glutathione/glutaredoxin type, with protein MKKVMFVCRRNSCRSQMAEGFAKTLGAGKIEVVSSGLEASRVHPTAIQVMSDIGIDLTSQTSDALGDFNAEDFNVVISMCGCGVSLPEAWLTRDVFEDWDLEDPDGKPLETFHKVRDQIREKVAALISEAQS; from the coding sequence ATGAAAAAAGTGATGTTTGTCTGCCGTCGAAACTCTTGCCGTTCCCAGATGGCGGAAGGTTTTGCAAAGACATTAGGTGCAGGCAAAATTGAAGTGGTCTCGTCTGGGTTAGAGGCGAGTCGAGTGCATCCTACGGCAATTCAAGTGATGTCAGATATTGGAATCGACCTCACTTCCCAGACGTCTGATGCCCTTGGCGACTTTAATGCTGAGGATTTCAATGTGGTGATTTCGATGTGTGGCTGTGGTGTAAGTCTGCCGGAAGCATGGCTAACTCGCGATGTATTTGAAGATTGGGATTTAGAAGATCCAGATGGCAAACCTTTAGAGACATTTCACAAAGTACGCGATCAAATTCGAGAGAAAGTCGCTGCATTAATTTCTGAAGCTCAATCTTGA
- a CDS encoding helix-turn-helix transcriptional regulator, whose protein sequence is MQALVQSPVEIWQGFRALSDPLRIRIVELLQSKELCVCELCEALDTSQSKLSFHLKNLKDANLVIARQQGRWMYYRLNVQQFATLESYLSDYKNSQFTPAEPCC, encoded by the coding sequence ATGCAAGCACTAGTTCAAAGTCCCGTTGAAATTTGGCAAGGTTTTCGAGCTTTATCTGATCCGCTGCGCATTCGAATCGTGGAGTTATTGCAATCTAAAGAACTCTGTGTCTGTGAATTGTGTGAAGCACTGGATACCAGTCAATCGAAGCTATCATTTCATTTGAAAAATCTCAAAGATGCCAATCTTGTGATTGCCCGTCAACAGGGGCGTTGGATGTATTACCGTCTCAATGTTCAACAGTTTGCAACCCTAGAATCTTATCTCTCAGACTATAAAAATAGTCAATTTACACCTGCTGAGCCCTGTTGTTAG
- a CDS encoding proton extrusion protein PcxA yields MKFNTFVKKARSWFYDTPDRALDQAYRAVLTIKAIEDEHFQGKVVSSRNAEYSDSVINYFQSEVRKQLKLAQVRLREFRSFKTVIAVSEETINKKSSNIYYPEVTDKPAIVIEKLRFIDEVTERYGRPLSKQSVALINVDQQSMATMSEGGAEALANERQKADTAMDKTGLVPRSIVRTFGRIQQEIDPKSQEAEEDVVKKFRRSRNKTAVSIKFLLMLVIIPLLVHQLSKIAITPFVEEHFFTEASPALFANTDLEDDAFEELEHYRASLEMRSFVGLAPTLDETQMKEKIKEKAGEIAVQYRDRSFNAYENIFADICSFFAFVVVLIFSQREIAVLKSFLDEVIYGLSDSAKAFLIILFTDIFVGYHSPHGWEIVLESVAKHFGIAESRDFNFLFIATFPVILDTVLKYWIFRYLNRISPSAVATYRNMNE; encoded by the coding sequence ATGAAATTTAATACCTTCGTCAAAAAAGCCCGAAGTTGGTTTTACGACACCCCAGACCGTGCTTTAGACCAAGCATATCGCGCTGTCCTCACCATCAAGGCAATCGAAGATGAGCATTTTCAGGGCAAAGTCGTTTCGAGTCGAAATGCCGAGTATAGCGATAGTGTCATTAACTATTTCCAGAGTGAAGTCCGCAAACAATTGAAGCTCGCTCAGGTGCGCCTTCGGGAATTTCGGTCATTTAAAACGGTGATCGCAGTTTCAGAAGAGACAATTAATAAAAAATCCAGCAATATTTATTATCCCGAGGTCACGGATAAACCAGCCATCGTGATCGAAAAGCTGCGATTTATCGATGAAGTGACAGAGCGATATGGTCGTCCTCTATCAAAACAATCTGTTGCCTTGATTAATGTTGATCAACAGTCGATGGCGACAATGTCTGAGGGAGGTGCAGAGGCGCTAGCAAACGAACGCCAAAAAGCTGATACTGCCATGGATAAAACGGGGTTAGTGCCGCGTTCAATTGTGCGCACTTTTGGTCGAATTCAACAAGAAATCGATCCGAAATCCCAAGAAGCAGAAGAAGATGTTGTTAAAAAGTTTCGGCGATCGCGCAATAAAACGGCAGTTTCCATCAAGTTCTTATTGATGTTGGTCATCATTCCGTTGCTAGTGCATCAACTCTCAAAAATTGCGATTACCCCTTTCGTCGAAGAGCATTTTTTTACAGAGGCCAGTCCTGCTCTCTTCGCCAATACTGACCTTGAAGATGATGCCTTTGAAGAATTAGAACATTATCGTGCCAGCCTTGAAATGCGTTCTTTTGTGGGTTTAGCGCCAACCTTAGACGAAACGCAGATGAAGGAAAAAATCAAAGAAAAGGCAGGGGAGATTGCCGTTCAATATCGAGATCGCAGTTTTAATGCCTACGAAAATATTTTTGCGGATATCTGTTCATTTTTTGCGTTCGTTGTCGTACTGATATTTAGCCAGAGAGAAATTGCCGTCCTCAAAAGCTTTCTCGATGAAGTCATATACGGTTTGAGTGATTCAGCAAAGGCTTTTCTAATTATTCTGTTTACCGATATTTTTGTGGGATACCACTCGCCTCACGGTTGGGAAATTGTCCTAGAAAGCGTCGCCAAACATTTCGGTATTGCCGAAAGTCGTGATTTTAATTTCCTCTTTATTGCAACCTTTCCGGTCATCCTCGACACGGTTCTCAAATATTGGATTTTCCGTTATCTCAATCGTATTTCACCATCAGCGGTTGCCACCTACCGCAACATGAATGAATAA
- the glpD gene encoding glycerol-3-phosphate dehydrogenase, whose protein sequence is MRDFKTIQSTNYDLIIIGGGINGVGIARDAALRGLKTILLEKGDFARGSTCCSTRLIHGGLRYLEYLEFPLVRESLQEREVLLRTAPHLVHPLQMTIPLYKGAARGYWLVQAGMILYDLLSLDKTVPAHRMLGAKKFSQLFRTVRSQDIVGAAQYYDGQAEYAERLCLENVLDAQTAGATMLNYAAVTELQMGDRSSEITSITCKDQLSDETFTIDASASVIVNTSGPWVDEICRLGKGDGGEKPLSRERKMGGTKGSHIVVEPFPGAPGSALYVEAASDNRPYFIIPWLGKYLIGTTDIKYDGSLDEIKASNAEVDYLLAETNRVLPSAQLTREDVTFTYSGVRPLPYVGDRNPSSITRSHVVFDHTPEGVKNLVSLIGGKLTTYRQVGEEMVNVVYKKLKRTAPQCSTRKRPLPGAIAADSAQIETLIQRYQGKVERHSVQHLCRIYGAQAINVLALVDKAPDLSEPIVASLPDIKAQVVYAIEAELAFTIEDICRRRTTLTMLANYGYDALPVIVDTLQRHCGFDQAKCDRQVADYRAFIRRNCLPDFCIEAEPSTTFDVQNVTPPKVYS, encoded by the coding sequence ATGCGAGATTTTAAAACGATACAAAGTACAAACTATGACCTAATTATTATTGGCGGTGGCATTAACGGTGTTGGTATTGCACGCGATGCGGCGCTGCGTGGTCTGAAGACTATTTTGCTCGAAAAAGGAGACTTTGCTAGAGGTTCGACCTGTTGCTCCACCCGCTTAATCCACGGCGGTTTACGCTATCTTGAATATCTGGAATTTCCGCTAGTGCGAGAATCGCTTCAAGAACGGGAAGTTTTACTACGCACTGCTCCCCATCTGGTTCACCCTTTGCAAATGACAATTCCTTTGTATAAAGGAGCAGCACGGGGATATTGGTTAGTGCAAGCCGGAATGATTCTCTACGATCTGCTGAGTTTGGATAAGACTGTTCCTGCTCACCGAATGCTTGGTGCAAAAAAGTTTAGTCAATTATTTCGGACAGTGCGATCGCAGGATATCGTTGGTGCTGCGCAATATTATGACGGACAGGCTGAGTATGCTGAGCGGTTGTGTTTAGAGAATGTTCTCGATGCTCAAACTGCTGGGGCAACAATGCTCAATTATGCAGCAGTAACAGAACTGCAAATGGGCGATCGCTCGTCAGAGATTACGTCCATTACCTGCAAAGATCAATTGTCCGATGAGACATTTACGATTGATGCGAGTGCGAGTGTGATTGTAAATACATCGGGCCCTTGGGTAGATGAGATTTGCCGCCTCGGTAAGGGCGATGGTGGGGAGAAACCCCTGAGCCGTGAGCGTAAAATGGGTGGTACAAAAGGCAGTCATATCGTTGTTGAGCCTTTTCCTGGTGCGCCGGGTTCCGCTCTTTATGTAGAAGCGGCGAGTGATAATCGTCCTTATTTTATTATTCCGTGGCTTGGTAAATACCTCATTGGCACGACAGACATCAAATACGATGGCAGTTTGGATGAGATTAAAGCGAGTAATGCCGAAGTTGATTATTTATTGGCAGAGACTAACCGTGTTCTACCATCAGCTCAGCTGACCCGCGAGGATGTGACTTTCACCTATTCTGGTGTGCGACCTCTTCCCTATGTAGGCGATCGCAACCCGAGTAGCATTACTCGAAGTCATGTCGTATTTGACCACACTCCTGAAGGAGTAAAGAATCTAGTCTCTTTGATTGGTGGTAAGTTAACGACCTACCGTCAAGTTGGCGAAGAAATGGTGAATGTCGTTTATAAGAAGCTGAAGCGGACAGCTCCTCAGTGTTCTACCCGAAAGCGCCCTCTTCCTGGGGCGATCGCCGCAGACTCGGCCCAGATTGAAACCTTAATTCAGCGATATCAAGGGAAGGTAGAACGTCACTCAGTGCAGCATCTCTGCCGTATTTATGGTGCCCAGGCCATAAATGTCCTCGCATTGGTGGATAAAGCTCCCGATCTTAGCGAACCTATTGTTGCGAGTCTCCCAGATATTAAAGCCCAGGTGGTATATGCCATTGAGGCGGAACTGGCTTTCACCATTGAAGATATTTGCCGCCGTCGAACAACCCTAACGATGTTGGCAAATTATGGTTACGATGCTCTACCGGTAATTGTGGATACGCTGCAACGGCATTGCGGTTTTGACCAGGCAAAATGCGATCGCCAAGTAGCTGATTACCGTGCTTTTATCCGACGCAATTGTCTGCCGGACTTCTGTATAGAAGCCGAGCCTAGCACAACCTTTGATGTGCAGAATGTGACCCCGCCCAAAGTTTATTCCTAA
- a CDS encoding fatty acid desaturase, whose protein sequence is MDNTIKKSDFILQPYMRSHNLKATYQVLNTLVPYIFLWFLAFQLSKISILFLPPIILLLVLLSLRGFSLMHDCGHNSLFTSKRANRIVGFVLGVLNAMPQYWWSRDHAYHHKTNGDWEQYRGIGDFLSTDEYKALSSFGQKVYRRTRHPWMVLPGGFFYLAFKPKIILVAGSYDFIRHWLACIQANSSATFSSVVDSHQPKQWGSAAEFWDVLLNNICVVSSWIILCHFLGTSFFLSVYSMVLMFSAAALICIFFIQHNFEDTYAHNTEGWDYLCGAVEGSSYLKMPVILNWFTADIGYHSIHHLSERIPNYNLKACHQKNAHLLGNMKTVQIKDILHCAKFILWDSDSEQLVSIDEYC, encoded by the coding sequence ATGGATAACACAATAAAAAAATCAGATTTCATACTACAACCTTATATGAGAAGCCATAACCTAAAGGCAACATATCAGGTTCTAAATACCTTAGTTCCTTATATCTTTCTCTGGTTTTTAGCTTTTCAGTTATCCAAAATTTCTATCTTATTTTTACCGCCAATTATCTTATTACTTGTGTTGCTATCGTTACGCGGCTTCTCTTTAATGCATGATTGTGGACACAACTCTCTCTTTACCTCTAAACGCGCCAATAGAATAGTTGGCTTTGTGCTGGGTGTTCTCAATGCCATGCCTCAATATTGGTGGTCGAGGGATCATGCTTATCATCACAAAACAAATGGAGATTGGGAGCAATATCGAGGTATTGGAGATTTTTTGTCGACGGACGAATATAAGGCTCTAAGTTCATTTGGCCAAAAAGTTTATAGACGAACCAGACATCCTTGGATGGTTTTACCTGGTGGTTTTTTCTATTTGGCTTTTAAACCAAAGATTATTCTTGTCGCAGGTTCCTATGATTTTATTCGTCATTGGTTGGCTTGCATACAAGCAAATTCTTCGGCAACATTCTCAAGTGTAGTCGATTCACATCAGCCAAAACAGTGGGGTTCTGCTGCCGAATTTTGGGATGTACTTTTGAACAATATTTGTGTCGTTTCTAGTTGGATCATTCTTTGCCATTTTCTTGGTACATCTTTCTTCTTAAGTGTCTATTCAATGGTTTTGATGTTCTCTGCAGCAGCTTTAATTTGTATCTTTTTTATTCAGCATAATTTTGAAGACACTTATGCTCATAACACAGAGGGTTGGGATTATTTATGCGGTGCAGTAGAAGGAAGTAGTTATTTGAAAATGCCGGTGATACTCAATTGGTTTACTGCAGATATTGGATACCATAGTATTCACCACCTTTCCGAAAGAATCCCCAACTATAATTTGAAAGCTTGCCATCAGAAAAATGCTCATCTTCTTGGCAATATGAAGACCGTTCAAATCAAAGATATTTTGCACTGCGCTAAATTTATTCTGTGGGATTCTGATTCTGAGCAGCTAGTCTCTATTGATGAATATTGCTAG
- the ggpS gene encoding glucosylglycerol-phosphate synthase yields MTSSLVILYHREPYDEVRENGKTVYRDKKSPNGIMPTLKSFFSGAEQSTWVAWKQISAKQKDSFQSKMVFPGRENSVVHRIPLSADQVKNFYHVTSKEAFWPILHSFPWQFAYESSDWENFKQINEMFAEAACENADDDALFWVHDYNLWLTPYFIRQRKPNAKIAFFHHTPFPSVDIFNILPWREAIVESLLCCDLCGFHLPRYVQNFVAVAKSLCPVEIVEEQPVDANSFTLSGTALAEPTMTTQIRYNNQLTKLDAFPVGTNPAQIRKQVEQDHVQNRIAEIREELGGNKLILSAGRVDYVKGTKEMLLCYERLLERRPELQTKVNLVVAAAKAASGMRVYKNAQSEIERLVGRINGRFAKLNWSPIRLFTGALTYEELLALFAVADIAWITPLRDGLNLVAKEYVIAHGTDNGSLILSEFAGSAVQLPDAILTNPYATKRMDESIDTALDMTLEEQQHRMAAMSKTIQQYDVQQWANHMFREAKVAAMLAQKDKEATKAAARLEEDLALS; encoded by the coding sequence ATGACATCTTCTCTTGTAATTCTCTACCACCGTGAACCTTATGACGAGGTGCGTGAAAACGGTAAAACAGTTTATCGCGATAAAAAAAGCCCTAATGGCATCATGCCTACCCTGAAGAGTTTCTTTTCTGGTGCTGAACAGAGTACATGGGTTGCATGGAAGCAAATCTCCGCAAAACAGAAGGATTCATTTCAATCCAAGATGGTCTTCCCCGGACGGGAAAACTCGGTTGTTCATCGCATCCCTCTCTCCGCAGATCAGGTTAAGAATTTTTATCACGTAACATCTAAGGAAGCATTTTGGCCAATTTTGCACTCTTTCCCTTGGCAATTTGCCTATGAGTCCTCAGATTGGGAAAATTTCAAGCAAATTAATGAAATGTTTGCAGAGGCGGCCTGTGAGAATGCGGATGATGATGCATTATTTTGGGTGCATGATTACAATCTGTGGTTGACGCCTTATTTCATTCGTCAGCGCAAGCCTAATGCGAAGATTGCATTTTTCCATCACACGCCTTTCCCTAGCGTTGATATTTTCAATATATTGCCTTGGCGTGAGGCGATCGTTGAGAGTCTTCTTTGTTGTGACCTCTGTGGTTTCCACTTGCCTCGCTATGTACAAAACTTTGTGGCCGTGGCGAAGAGTCTCTGTCCTGTGGAGATTGTTGAGGAGCAGCCTGTTGACGCCAACTCCTTTACCTTATCTGGTACAGCTTTGGCGGAGCCAACAATGACGACGCAGATTCGTTATAACAATCAGTTAACAAAGTTGGATGCGTTTCCGGTTGGTACTAATCCTGCTCAAATTCGTAAGCAAGTTGAGCAAGATCATGTACAAAACCGAATTGCTGAAATTCGTGAGGAACTGGGTGGTAATAAATTAATTCTTTCGGCTGGTCGAGTCGACTATGTGAAAGGTACGAAAGAAATGTTGCTCTGTTATGAACGTTTGTTAGAGCGCCGTCCTGAGTTGCAAACCAAGGTGAATTTGGTGGTGGCTGCAGCTAAGGCAGCTTCTGGAATGCGGGTTTACAAGAATGCTCAGAGTGAAATTGAACGGTTGGTTGGCCGGATTAACGGTCGGTTTGCCAAGCTCAATTGGTCACCTATTCGTCTGTTTACTGGTGCTTTAACTTATGAAGAGCTACTGGCGCTTTTTGCTGTTGCTGATATTGCTTGGATCACGCCACTGCGAGATGGCCTAAATCTTGTGGCAAAAGAATATGTCATTGCCCATGGGACTGATAATGGCTCGCTTATTCTCTCGGAATTTGCAGGGTCTGCGGTGCAGTTGCCTGATGCGATTTTGACCAATCCCTATGCGACCAAGCGTATGGATGAGTCTATTGATACAGCGCTGGATATGACTCTTGAAGAGCAACAGCATCGTATGGCGGCGATGTCTAAGACAATCCAACAGTATGACGTGCAGCAGTGGGCGAATCATATGTTCCGTGAGGCTAAGGTCGCAGCGATGTTGGCGCAGAAGGATAAGGAGGCGACAAAGGCTGCCGCCAGACTAGAGGAAGATTTGGCGTTGTCCTAG
- the hemE gene encoding uroporphyrinogen decarboxylase, which translates to MSESNNTPLLLRAARGEKVERTPVWMMRQAGRYMKIYRDLREKYPSFRDRSENPDLAIEISLQPWHAFKPDGVIMFSDILTPLPGMGIDFDIVESKGPQITDPIRTKEQVDAMTPFHPEECLPFIKTILNTLRDEVKDEGTVLGFVGAPWTLAAYAIEGKSSKNYAVIKNMAFSEPAILHSFLGNIADAIAKYVCYQIECGAQVIQMFDSWAGQLSPQDYDIFALPYQKRVIDQVKEKYPDFPLILYISGSAGVLERMGKTGVDIISVDWSVDMLDAKKRLGSDIILQGNIDPGVLFGSQEFIKSRIIDTVKKVGDQGHILNLGHGVLVGTPEDNVRFFFETCKNVQSFL; encoded by the coding sequence ATGTCGGAAAGCAATAATACACCTCTGCTATTGAGGGCTGCACGAGGGGAGAAAGTAGAACGTACTCCGGTATGGATGATGCGCCAAGCAGGGCGTTACATGAAAATTTATCGTGATCTCCGTGAAAAGTATCCGAGCTTCCGTGATCGCTCTGAAAATCCGGATCTCGCGATTGAGATTTCCCTGCAACCTTGGCATGCTTTCAAGCCAGACGGCGTGATTATGTTCTCTGACATTTTGACTCCGTTACCCGGCATGGGCATTGATTTTGACATTGTCGAAAGCAAAGGTCCCCAAATTACGGATCCCATCCGGACAAAGGAACAGGTAGATGCAATGACACCTTTCCACCCTGAAGAATGTCTTCCCTTCATTAAGACAATTCTCAATACCCTCCGTGACGAAGTGAAGGATGAGGGTACTGTGCTCGGTTTTGTTGGTGCGCCTTGGACCTTGGCGGCTTATGCAATTGAGGGTAAGAGCTCTAAGAATTATGCTGTGATCAAGAATATGGCGTTCTCTGAGCCTGCGATTCTCCACAGTTTCCTTGGAAATATTGCTGATGCGATCGCCAAGTATGTTTGCTACCAGATCGAGTGTGGCGCACAGGTTATCCAAATGTTTGATTCTTGGGCAGGACAGCTTAGCCCCCAGGACTACGACATTTTTGCGTTGCCTTATCAGAAGCGTGTGATTGATCAGGTAAAAGAAAAGTATCCTGATTTTCCTTTGATTCTCTACATTAGCGGTAGTGCTGGTGTGCTGGAACGCATGGGCAAAACAGGCGTTGATATCATCAGCGTTGACTGGTCTGTAGACATGCTTGATGCGAAAAAGCGTCTCGGCAGCGACATTATTCTTCAGGGTAATATCGACCCTGGCGTGCTCTTCGGCTCCCAAGAGTTCATTAAGAGTCGCATTATCGATACAGTGAAAAAGGTTGGCGACCAAGGTCACATTCTTAACCTCGGCCACGGTGTACTCGTTGGTACTCCAGAAGATAATGTGCGTTTCTTCTTCGAGACTTGCAAAAACGTTCAGAGTTTCCTTTAA
- a CDS encoding molybdopterin oxidoreductase family protein produces MDQQKAKTLCPYCGVGCGLEVSKVDKPGRPPLKVMGDRQHPSSLGKVCVKGATIADSLDKDRLLYPMYRRSLDDPFERVSWDRAFDLIADRIQTVKEEIGVEGVAMYGSGQLQTEDYYTAQKLLKGCLGTNNFDANSRLCMSSAVAGYIQSFGADGPPPCYEDLELTDCAFIIGSNTADCHPIIFNRLNQHIKHSNAKMVVVDPRRTKTAEAADLHLAIKPGTDIDLLNGIAHLLLKWERIDTFFIDECTRDFSKFATLVQSYTPETVARRCGIRIDHLEQAAKYWAKANSVLSIWSMGINQSSEGTAKVRTLINLHLMTGEIGKPGAGPFSLTGQPNAMGGREAGGLAHLLPGYRLVKNPEHRQALEQAWDLPSNSISPVPGKDAWSMITGLETGDVGMLWVVATNPAVSMPDLERTKAALLKSEFTICQDAYYPTETANYSHLLLPALQWGEKTGTMTNSERVVTYCPQFRDRPGEAWADWEIFAEVGRRLGYTKQFRAVSSAEVYDEFIQLTGDRPCDMTGLSHERLATDGPIQWPCPASEFEEKDEKEVEKDNRGLLKKILGQDAPLQGKRLYTDGRFYTPDGRARFAAYHSRGLAEPPDTDFPFVLTIGRLYGHWHTMTRTGRIPRIMKMHPKPFLEIHPRDAQRLGVAEGEMIEVRSRRGSAKFPALITKNITPGTVFAPMHWGELWGEDTEANNLTHPESCPVSLQPELKACAVQVLKVRSPLVESQEDSQKPAEVLQQV; encoded by the coding sequence ATGGATCAGCAAAAAGCAAAAACCCTTTGTCCCTACTGTGGTGTCGGTTGTGGTTTAGAAGTATCGAAGGTAGATAAGCCGGGTCGTCCTCCTCTGAAAGTCATGGGTGATCGCCAACATCCTTCTAGTCTGGGAAAGGTGTGCGTAAAGGGTGCGACTATTGCTGATTCCCTCGATAAAGATCGTTTGCTTTATCCAATGTATCGGCGATCGCTAGATGATCCCTTTGAAAGGGTGAGCTGGGATCGAGCGTTTGATCTCATTGCGGATCGCATTCAAACCGTGAAAGAAGAAATCGGTGTTGAAGGTGTTGCAATGTATGGTTCCGGCCAACTGCAAACAGAAGACTATTACACTGCCCAGAAATTATTAAAAGGCTGTCTCGGGACCAATAATTTTGATGCAAACTCCCGCCTCTGCATGTCCTCCGCTGTTGCGGGCTATATCCAGAGTTTTGGCGCTGATGGACCTCCGCCTTGTTACGAAGATCTAGAGCTGACAGATTGCGCCTTCATCATTGGCAGCAATACTGCAGATTGTCACCCTATTATTTTTAATCGCCTCAACCAACACATTAAGCATTCAAACGCGAAGATGGTTGTGGTTGATCCCCGTCGCACGAAAACAGCAGAAGCGGCAGATTTGCATCTCGCAATCAAGCCTGGCACCGACATCGATCTGCTCAATGGGATTGCTCACCTCCTTCTCAAGTGGGAGCGCATTGATACATTCTTTATCGATGAATGCACCAGAGATTTTTCAAAGTTTGCCACGTTGGTTCAAAGCTATACACCAGAAACGGTCGCTAGACGCTGCGGCATTCGGATTGATCATTTAGAGCAAGCCGCTAAATATTGGGCTAAAGCAAATAGTGTGCTGTCAATTTGGTCGATGGGCATTAATCAGTCTTCGGAAGGTACAGCAAAAGTACGCACCCTAATTAACCTGCACCTGATGACGGGTGAGATTGGCAAGCCAGGTGCTGGGCCTTTTTCGTTAACAGGTCAACCAAATGCAATGGGTGGTCGTGAGGCTGGTGGCTTAGCGCATTTGCTACCGGGTTATCGCCTCGTAAAGAATCCAGAACATCGTCAAGCTCTCGAACAGGCTTGGGATCTGCCGAGCAATTCGATTTCGCCTGTACCAGGTAAAGATGCTTGGTCAATGATTACGGGTTTAGAGACGGGTGATGTAGGGATGCTTTGGGTAGTCGCCACAAATCCCGCAGTCAGTATGCCGGATCTAGAGCGCACCAAAGCGGCTTTGTTAAAGTCAGAATTTACGATTTGTCAGGATGCCTATTACCCCACGGAAACGGCCAATTATTCTCACTTGCTTTTACCGGCATTGCAGTGGGGCGAGAAAACAGGCACGATGACAAACTCCGAACGGGTTGTCACTTATTGTCCGCAATTCCGCGATCGCCCCGGTGAGGCTTGGGCTGACTGGGAAATTTTTGCGGAGGTAGGCCGTCGTTTAGGGTACACGAAACAATTCCGCGCGGTGTCTTCGGCAGAGGTTTACGATGAATTTATTCAGCTGACCGGCGATCGCCCCTGCGACATGACGGGGTTAAGCCATGAACGATTAGCGACGGATGGCCCCATCCAATGGCCTTGTCCAGCGTCGGAATTTGAAGAGAAGGATGAGAAGGAAGTCGAAAAAGATAATCGCGGTTTACTGAAAAAAATCCTTGGTCAAGATGCTCCTCTCCAAGGTAAGCGACTCTATACCGATGGCCGTTTTTATACGCCTGATGGTCGGGCTAGATTTGCGGCTTATCATTCCCGTGGTTTGGCCGAGCCGCCCGATACAGATTTCCCATTTGTGCTGACGATTGGTCGTTTGTATGGCCATTGGCATACGATGACTCGCACTGGCCGCATTCCCAGAATCATGAAGATGCATCCAAAGCCTTTCCTCGAAATTCACCCACGGGATGCCCAACGTCTAGGTGTGGCTGAGGGAGAAATGATTGAGGTGAGATCACGGCGAGGTTCGGCTAAATTCCCTGCCCTAATCACCAAAAATATTACCCCTGGCACTGTCTTTGCACCGATGCACTGGGGTGAACTATGGGGTGAAGATACTGAAGCGAATAATCTCACTCACCCGGAATCTTGTCCTGTTTCTCTCCAACCGGAACTAAAAGCTTGTGCAGTTCAAGTACTCAAGGTGCGATCGCCACTCGTAGAGTCCCAAGAAGATAGCCAAAAGCCAGCCGAAGTTCTCCAACAAGTTTAG
- a CDS encoding NAD(P)H-dependent glycerol-3-phosphate dehydrogenase, producing the protein MSILTPTVTTQKTFITNPAIPKKRPKEVNTNRKTITVLGAGAWGSALSTLASINDHDLRNWSRRGELELDEAIADADVIVSAISMKGVSDVAVKLKALSISEDTIIVTATKGLEPKTTRTPSQIWQETFPNNPIVVLSGPNLSKEIEAGLPAATVVASKDEAAAIAIQELFSSNCFRVYTNNDPVGTELGGTLKNVIAIGVGICEGLNLGTNAKSALITRALPEIIRIGTHFGGQPETFLGLAGLGDMLATCMSPLSRNHRVGHGLAQGKELKQILEELGSTAEGVNTTYVLIDLANREGIPISISRQIFRVLKGRITPMEAVTTLMERELKAESCDLLDHTDEEG; encoded by the coding sequence ATGTCAATTCTTACTCCCACGGTTACGACTCAGAAAACATTCATTACAAATCCTGCTATCCCAAAAAAACGCCCCAAAGAGGTGAATACCAATCGCAAGACTATTACAGTTCTGGGTGCCGGTGCTTGGGGCTCAGCTCTGTCAACTCTCGCTTCCATTAATGACCATGACCTTAGGAATTGGTCGCGTCGAGGTGAACTTGAACTCGATGAGGCGATCGCCGATGCAGATGTGATTGTGTCCGCTATTTCGATGAAGGGCGTATCGGATGTGGCAGTAAAGCTCAAAGCCTTGTCGATCTCCGAAGATACGATCATTGTGACTGCGACCAAAGGCTTAGAACCCAAAACAACCCGTACTCCCTCGCAAATCTGGCAAGAAACTTTCCCTAATAACCCGATTGTTGTACTCTCTGGCCCCAACCTTTCTAAGGAAATCGAGGCTGGTTTACCCGCTGCAACAGTCGTCGCTAGTAAGGATGAAGCGGCGGCGATCGCCATTCAAGAATTATTTTCTTCTAACTGTTTTCGGGTTTACACCAATAATGATCCCGTCGGTACAGAGCTTGGCGGTACTTTGAAAAACGTGATTGCCATTGGCGTCGGTATTTGCGAAGGGCTAAATCTTGGAACAAATGCAAAATCAGCCCTCATCACCCGTGCTCTGCCTGAAATCATTCGAATTGGTACGCATTTTGGTGGCCAACCAGAGACTTTTCTCGGTCTAGCAGGTTTAGGCGATATGCTTGCAACATGTATGAGTCCCCTTAGCCGCAATCACCGTGTTGGCCATGGTTTGGCGCAAGGAAAAGAACTGAAGCAAATTCTTGAAGAGCTTGGCAGTACTGCGGAAGGTGTGAATACAACCTATGTTTTAATTGACCTTGCTAATCGCGAAGGTATTCCGATTTCAATTTCGCGCCAAATTTTCCGTGTATTGAAAGGTCGGATTACACCAATGGAAGCTGTGACGACTTTGATGGAACGAGAGCTAAAGGCTGAATCTTGTGATCTTCTCGATCATACAGATGAAGAAGGATAA